From one Chlamydiifrater phoenicopteri genomic stretch:
- a CDS encoding HPr family phosphocarrier protein: MGAEDICNECKTVVLKVLNKSGMHVRPAGTIVRLFEGSDCEVTFTYGGETVNARSVMSILMLGIPCGGEVEVHFRGKGAEELAAKLQDVFARKFDEE, encoded by the coding sequence ATGGGTGCTGAAGATATTTGCAATGAGTGTAAGACCGTAGTGTTGAAGGTATTGAATAAAAGTGGAATGCATGTGCGTCCTGCAGGGACAATAGTACGTCTGTTTGAAGGAAGTGATTGTGAGGTAACATTCACTTACGGAGGAGAAACTGTTAATGCTAGAAGCGTTATGAGTATTCTTATGTTGGGGATTCCTTGCGGAGGAGAAGTTGAAGTGCATTTTCGAGGGAAAGGAGCTGAAGAGCTAGCAGCTAAGTTACAAGATGTGTTTGCTAGGAAGTTTGATGAAGAATGA
- the ptsP gene encoding phosphoenolpyruvate--protein phosphotransferase → MGDNSLFEEKRFQGTSIVSGISIGKANFLSKTEACISELTLPQEEVEHEINRYYRALKNSGSDIAALKEQNKGEQGYAEVSAILQAHLEIIKDPLITEEVVDTIRKDRKNAEYVLSSVIDRIEEKMVSSHKGSVIVERLQDIQDVSNRIIGHLCSNRKDDIGEVGQNYIIFSRELIPSDIAGANSSYIRAFVSSRGSATSHAAIVARAKGIPYVAGIPLVSWEAMERYHGSMVIVDAVDGEVIFDPRPATLESYYEKKRLWEEARGVDRCSADVTHTHLKISANIECMQTLRLLQKSFPQVAVGLFRSEFPVLENINNFSFYKQLQLYKLLASHKASTPSVLRLFDFGGDKVYEGFLGSETERSLRWLMRHPEVLNVQLKAALLATASGPLRILIPWVSDISEFRFIKDRMLELIEDCQQEEPECSLQKISLGCMVEVPSMIFLMEEFVQESDFFAIGTNDLSRNALIIDRECMNYPHLEAPLHPAVIRMISRVVKLAKSANKAVCVCGEVASDPVFIPLLVGLGVQEVSVSLSAIDEIRSVVSKIDLVECQRLAEKALEAVCVEDLPELFQKKIRA, encoded by the coding sequence ATGGGTGATAATAGTCTTTTTGAAGAGAAGCGCTTTCAAGGAACCTCTATAGTTTCTGGAATTTCTATTGGCAAAGCAAATTTTTTATCCAAAACAGAAGCTTGTATTAGTGAGCTTACTTTGCCTCAGGAGGAAGTTGAACACGAAATTAATAGGTATTACAGAGCATTAAAAAATTCTGGTTCAGATATCGCGGCTCTTAAGGAACAAAATAAAGGGGAGCAAGGGTATGCGGAAGTTTCTGCTATTCTCCAAGCTCATTTGGAGATTATTAAAGACCCCCTGATAACAGAAGAAGTTGTAGATACGATTCGTAAGGATAGAAAAAATGCAGAGTACGTCCTTTCCTCGGTTATAGATCGTATAGAGGAGAAGATGGTTAGTTCTCACAAGGGCAGTGTTATTGTGGAGAGGCTGCAAGACATTCAGGATGTTTCTAATCGCATTATTGGGCATTTATGTAGTAATCGCAAGGATGATATAGGTGAGGTAGGGCAGAACTATATTATTTTTTCTAGAGAGTTGATTCCCTCGGATATTGCAGGGGCAAATTCATCCTACATTAGGGCTTTTGTTTCATCGAGGGGGTCTGCAACCTCGCATGCTGCTATAGTAGCAAGAGCTAAGGGGATACCTTATGTTGCAGGCATTCCTTTAGTTTCTTGGGAAGCTATGGAGAGATATCATGGTTCGATGGTTATCGTTGATGCTGTGGATGGTGAGGTGATTTTTGATCCAAGGCCAGCAACTTTAGAGTCTTACTATGAAAAAAAACGCCTGTGGGAAGAAGCTAGGGGTGTAGACCGTTGCTCGGCAGATGTGACGCATACGCATTTAAAAATTTCTGCAAATATAGAGTGTATGCAAACATTGCGTTTGCTGCAAAAAAGCTTTCCTCAAGTTGCTGTAGGGCTGTTTCGTTCAGAGTTCCCTGTTCTTGAAAATATCAATAACTTTAGTTTTTATAAGCAGTTGCAACTTTATAAATTGTTGGCGTCGCACAAAGCTTCTACACCTTCAGTTTTGCGCTTATTTGATTTTGGTGGGGATAAGGTGTATGAGGGGTTCTTGGGGTCAGAGACGGAGCGATCATTGCGTTGGTTGATGCGTCACCCAGAAGTTTTAAATGTGCAGTTGAAGGCTGCTTTGTTAGCAACAGCTTCAGGGCCTCTTAGGATATTAATACCATGGGTTTCGGATATAAGCGAGTTTAGGTTCATTAAAGATCGTATGTTAGAACTTATAGAAGATTGTCAGCAAGAAGAGCCTGAGTGTTCTTTGCAAAAGATTTCTTTGGGATGCATGGTGGAAGTCCCTTCTATGATTTTTTTGATGGAAGAGTTCGTTCAAGAAAGTGATTTTTTTGCTATTGGAACCAATGATTTATCCAGAAATGCATTGATTATTGATAGAGAGTGCATGAATTATCCTCATTTAGAAGCTCCCTTACATCCTGCTGTGATTCGTATGATTTCTCGTGTCGTCAAGTTAGCAAAAAGTGCCAATAAGGCAGTATGTGTTTGTGGAGAGGTAGCTAGTGATCCTGTGTTTATTCCTCTTCTTGTAGGGCTAGGTGTTCAAGAGGTTTCTGTTTCTTTATCCGCTATCGATGAAATAAGATCGGTAGTGTCAAAAATAGATTTGGTTGAATGTCAAAGGCTAGCAGAAAAAGCTTTGGAAGCTGTCTGTGTGGAAGATCTTCCAGAGCTTTTTCAAAAGAAGATTAGAGCATAA
- a CDS encoding YbaB/EbfC family nucleoid-associated protein has product MGSGFAKKKKEAKLMEQRFREMEASLKEQRVEGSAGNGLVSITLNGKGDLIDISIKPDCMDPEDPECLEDLIKAAYKNARESLETNNEILNPTAFPF; this is encoded by the coding sequence ATGGGTAGCGGGTTTGCTAAGAAAAAAAAAGAAGCTAAATTAATGGAGCAACGTTTCCGAGAAATGGAAGCTTCTTTGAAGGAACAGCGTGTAGAGGGATCTGCTGGGAACGGTCTGGTCTCAATTACTCTTAACGGTAAAGGAGACCTTATAGATATATCTATTAAGCCCGACTGTATGGATCCAGAAGACCCAGAATGCTTGGAAGATCTAATTAAGGCCGCTTACAAAAACGCTCGAGAATCTCTAGAAACAAACAATGAAATCTTAAATCCGACAGCTTTCCCTTTCTAG
- a CDS encoding HDIG domain-containing metalloprotein encodes MGDYVDLGRQSCSSCKLSEVKRRLTYLCMKGLAIGLIGSSLFLFSWLKVFYLPSYSLGDVAQEAVVSPVDLEMSLDVRTVLGDELPESFGKAYSLAFREGSSSENSSTVKGDWEERGRDEIGSISTLPRDEVEVVLRSAREFLNAVHFVDLSTHWCLEELQPSSVQNTSPLIFPVKMSVDSEVFVSECLGKLRHHLEEKGFPELAIKEALSRLEKKQLDIVLDKETSTFFKNELSTAKRVAKVPKGAVLVAKYQRIGPKELKKIRFLKSNLDRTSTILTQRRIVESFLFSLIVLFIGFLALRFLRTELFVATDKFILYALIISFSLFVTKLVEIFFASGALHLNDWATYPLLVPFTSILIARLVGVPIAGITGVLLSIIYTLGSDIWNSSTFLGVNLLCTLYATVIMEKSQRLSAIFGVGIRLWVVSINVLSAVRLFLGNWSVEAFYVDCFSSLVYCFVTVVAAVGLIPILENYFGASSNDYLLALLDSECPLLKRLFEEAPGTYQHSVLVGSLAEAAANAIGADGLFCRVAAQYHDVGKLVYPEFFIENRSTIKTGAAFPVDPVETARLIISHVPEGIELAKKAGLPESFVRIIEEHHGTSLLRSVYYEYVQSRSLVDKVDEELFRYQGKKPSTKESTILMIVDSVEAASRSLDEINESSVSELTGKIIAQKLFDGQFSCSPVNLEELAIIHSVIVKMLCSALHSRNKYPEATILADDRSRRGLIA; translated from the coding sequence ATGGGCGATTATGTAGACCTAGGGCGGCAGTCTTGTTCGAGTTGTAAGTTGTCTGAGGTCAAAAGGAGGCTAACCTATCTTTGCATGAAGGGGCTAGCCATTGGATTGATAGGAAGTTCTCTTTTCCTGTTTTCTTGGTTAAAAGTTTTTTACCTCCCTTCCTATTCCTTGGGGGACGTGGCACAGGAGGCTGTGGTTTCTCCTGTGGATTTGGAAATGTCCTTAGATGTTCGAACTGTTTTAGGCGATGAACTGCCGGAATCTTTTGGTAAGGCCTATAGCTTGGCATTCAGAGAGGGGTCTTCTTCAGAGAACAGTTCTACTGTTAAGGGAGATTGGGAAGAGCGCGGGAGAGACGAGATAGGATCTATATCTACCTTGCCTAGAGATGAGGTAGAGGTTGTTCTCCGCTCTGCTAGAGAATTTTTGAATGCGGTTCATTTTGTTGATTTGTCAACGCATTGGTGTCTGGAGGAGTTGCAGCCTTCCTCTGTCCAGAACACCTCTCCTCTGATTTTTCCAGTGAAAATGTCCGTGGACTCAGAAGTTTTTGTTTCAGAATGTTTGGGGAAGCTTCGTCATCACTTAGAAGAAAAAGGTTTTCCTGAACTAGCTATCAAGGAAGCGCTGTCCAGGTTAGAAAAAAAACAGTTAGATATTGTTCTAGATAAAGAGACTTCTACATTTTTTAAGAACGAGTTGTCTACAGCTAAGCGCGTGGCAAAAGTCCCTAAAGGAGCAGTGTTAGTTGCTAAATATCAAAGGATAGGGCCTAAAGAGTTAAAAAAAATACGCTTTTTAAAAAGCAATCTAGATAGAACTTCTACGATCCTTACGCAAAGGAGGATCGTAGAAAGCTTTCTCTTCAGTCTAATAGTTCTTTTCATAGGTTTCTTAGCTCTTCGTTTTCTAAGGACCGAATTATTTGTTGCTACAGATAAATTTATTCTTTATGCGCTGATTATCAGTTTTTCTTTATTTGTTACCAAATTAGTGGAGATTTTCTTTGCTTCAGGGGCCTTGCATCTCAATGATTGGGCTACATATCCTCTTTTAGTTCCCTTTACGAGTATTTTAATAGCTCGTCTGGTGGGTGTGCCCATTGCTGGTATTACGGGGGTCCTCTTGTCCATAATATACACTTTAGGGTCTGATATTTGGAATAGTAGTACGTTTCTAGGAGTAAACCTGTTGTGTACTCTGTACGCTACCGTCATTATGGAGAAATCTCAAAGGTTATCTGCTATTTTCGGTGTGGGTATTCGGTTATGGGTAGTTTCTATCAATGTTTTGTCTGCTGTTCGACTGTTTTTGGGAAACTGGTCTGTAGAGGCTTTTTATGTGGATTGTTTCAGTAGCTTAGTTTATTGCTTTGTCACAGTTGTAGCTGCTGTGGGACTTATCCCGATCTTAGAGAATTATTTTGGAGCTTCTAGTAATGATTACCTGTTGGCCTTGTTGGATTCTGAATGTCCTTTGTTAAAGCGTCTGTTCGAAGAAGCTCCGGGTACGTATCAACATTCTGTGCTCGTCGGTAGTTTGGCTGAAGCTGCAGCCAATGCTATAGGGGCTGATGGGTTGTTTTGTCGCGTTGCCGCGCAGTACCATGATGTGGGTAAGTTGGTGTATCCAGAATTTTTTATAGAGAACCGATCGACGATAAAAACTGGTGCAGCGTTTCCTGTTGATCCTGTGGAAACTGCTAGGCTTATTATATCGCACGTCCCAGAAGGTATAGAGTTGGCTAAAAAGGCCGGTCTTCCAGAATCTTTTGTGCGTATTATTGAGGAACATCATGGAACATCGCTTCTTCGTTCCGTGTATTATGAGTATGTACAAAGTCGCTCTCTTGTGGATAAGGTCGACGAAGAATTATTTAGATACCAAGGGAAAAAGCCTTCAACGAAAGAGTCTACCATTCTGATGATAGTAGATTCTGTTGAAGCCGCTTCGCGTTCTCTTGATGAGATTAATGAGTCCTCTGTCAGTGAATTGACAGGGAAAATAATTGCTCAGAAATTATTTGACGGGCAGTTTTCTTGTTCGCCTGTTAATCTGGAAGAGTTAGCGATAATTCACTCTGTCATAGTGAAGATGTTGTGCAGTGCATTGCACTCTAGAAATAAGTATCCCGAAGCGACAATCCTTGCTGATGATAGGAGTCGGAGAGGGCTTATAGCTTAG
- the dnaX gene encoding DNA polymerase III subunit gamma/tau — MASSTPYIVSSRKYRPKKFCDIIGQTAAVTVLQNALRFNRSAHAYVFCGTRGTGKTTLARLFAKSLNCDNLSADIEPCNSCSSCIEISQGNSLDVLEIDGASHRGIEDIRQINETVIFAPAKASYKVYIIDEVHMLTKEAFNALLKTLEEPPSHVKFFLATTEPHRIPTTVLSRCQRLTLKRIPESSIVEKLQKMAKESSIKTSEEALLPIAKAAEGSLRDAESMYDFVVSMYPEELSVNNVCDAVGIPLPHTLSDLHKGILEKNYATIFSITNELFESGRNIAHFLDCLINFYCSALSTPDSKITLDISEDKLLEIIDFLSRSSANLSKTVFEKTFLEATLLQLVYLINRPSSKEILKEVQSLKTSFPLANHPQSSQTKSATPTILQEKEKKDLFNELRSLQPESNSLKQLKLETSSKHSSDELKTTPTQSPTHPLPSAPSEKNPPKSKNFKSISVEESSLIDTILQFASVEFSGILTKGK, encoded by the coding sequence ATGGCATCTTCTACCCCTTATATAGTTTCTTCGAGAAAATATCGCCCTAAAAAATTTTGCGATATTATTGGGCAAACAGCAGCTGTTACCGTCCTACAAAATGCTTTGCGCTTCAATAGGTCCGCTCATGCCTACGTCTTCTGCGGCACAAGAGGAACAGGGAAAACAACCTTAGCGCGACTTTTCGCTAAATCTTTAAACTGTGACAACTTGTCCGCAGACATAGAACCTTGTAACTCTTGTTCTTCATGTATAGAAATTTCTCAAGGCAATTCTTTAGATGTCCTAGAAATTGATGGAGCTTCTCACAGAGGGATAGAAGATATTCGACAAATCAACGAAACTGTTATCTTTGCTCCAGCAAAAGCCTCTTATAAAGTGTATATTATAGACGAAGTTCATATGCTGACCAAAGAAGCCTTCAACGCCCTACTGAAAACCCTTGAAGAGCCCCCTAGCCATGTAAAATTTTTCTTGGCAACTACGGAACCTCATAGAATCCCTACTACCGTGCTGAGTAGATGTCAGCGACTAACGCTCAAAAGGATCCCCGAAAGCTCTATTGTAGAAAAGTTACAGAAAATGGCTAAAGAGAGCTCTATAAAAACCTCCGAAGAAGCTCTTCTTCCTATAGCTAAAGCCGCTGAAGGGAGCCTAAGAGACGCCGAGTCCATGTATGACTTTGTCGTGTCTATGTACCCTGAAGAGTTATCTGTTAACAATGTTTGCGATGCTGTAGGCATCCCCTTGCCACATACTCTGTCCGATCTACATAAAGGCATTTTGGAAAAAAATTATGCAACTATTTTCTCTATTACCAATGAACTGTTTGAATCTGGAAGAAATATTGCTCATTTCTTAGATTGTCTAATAAATTTTTATTGCTCCGCTCTTTCAACACCAGACTCAAAAATAACTTTAGACATTTCTGAGGATAAGTTATTAGAGATAATCGACTTCCTCAGCAGATCATCTGCAAACCTTAGTAAAACAGTTTTTGAAAAAACTTTCTTAGAAGCAACTCTACTCCAACTAGTTTATTTAATAAACAGGCCCTCATCTAAAGAAATTTTAAAAGAAGTTCAATCTTTAAAAACATCTTTCCCTCTTGCTAACCATCCACAATCTTCACAAACAAAATCTGCAACACCAACTATTCTTCAAGAAAAAGAAAAAAAAGATTTATTCAATGAACTGCGGTCGCTACAACCCGAAAGTAACTCTCTAAAACAATTAAAACTAGAAACTAGCTCGAAGCACTCTTCCGACGAATTAAAAACTACACCCACTCAGTCACCCACCCACCCCCTTCCTTCTGCCCCTTCAGAAAAAAACCCTCCAAAATCTAAGAATTTTAAATCAATTTCTGTAGAAGAATCATCCCTTATTGATACTATACTTCAATTCGCCTCTGTTGAGTTTTCAGGAATACTTACAAAAGGAAAATAA